The stretch of DNA GGGGTGCCCGTGGCCTCCGAGGTCGCCCGGGCGCTGCACGCGCCCCTCGACGTGTTTGTCGTCCGCAAGCTGGGCCTGCCCGGCTCCGAGGAGGTGGCGATGGGCGCCGTCGCGTCCGGCGGCGTGCGGGTGCTCAACGAGGACCTGCTGCGCCGCGCCCAGGTGTCCTCGGGGGCGTTGGAAGCCGCCTCGCGGCGAGAACGCGCCGAGCTGGAGCGCCGTGAGCGCGCGTACCGGGAGGGCCGCACGTCCGCGCCCGTCGCGGGCCGCACCGCCCTCCTGATCGACGACGGGCTGGCGACGGGCGCCACCATGCGCGCGGCCCTCCTCGCGCTGCGGCCCCTCGGCCCCGCCCGCGTGGTCGTCGCCGTCCCCGTCGCCCCGCCCGAACTCTGCCGGGCGCTGGAGACGGAGGCCGACGGGGTGGTCTGTCTCCTCGCCCCGCCGCATTTTCAGGCGGTCGGCCAGTTCTACGACGACTTCCGCCAGACGACCGACGACGAGGTGCGCGAGGGGCTGACGCTCGCCGCCTCTCCCCCTGAAGAGGAGTGAAGGCATGACCCACACCCGATCCTCGCTCGCCCAGGCCCTCCGAGAAGTCATCCACCCCCTGACCGGCGCCTCGAACGACTACGACGCCCTGCTGGAGAGCATCGGCGACGCGCGTTTCGTCCTCATCGGCGAGGCGTCGCACGGCACCCACGAGTTCTACCGGGAGCGGGCGCGGCTGACCCGGCGCCTGATCGAGGAGCGCGGCTTCACAGCGGTCGCGGTGGAGGCCGACTGGCCCGACGCCTACCGGGTGAACCGCTTCGTGCGTGGGCAGGGCGAGGACGGGAGCGCCCTCGAAGCCCTGGGCGACTTCCAACGGTTTCCCAGGTGGATGTGGCGCAACGAGGACGTGGGGCACTTCGTGGACTGGCTGCGGGGGCACAACGAGCGGCATCCGGGGGCGGAGGTCGGCTTCTACGGCCTCGACCTCTACAGCCTGCACCGCTCCACGCGGGCAGTCGTCGCCTACCTGGAGGCAGTGGACCCCGAGGCGGCGGGGCGGGCGCGCAAAAGATACTCGTGTTTCGACCACTTCGGCGAGAACCCGCAGGCGTACGGCTACGCCACCGAGTACGGGCGCAAGGAGCCCTGCGAGGACGCCGCCGTCGCGCAGCTCCTCGAACTCCAGCGCCGCGAGGCCGAACTCGCGCACGGGCCGCTGGGCGGCGACGAGCACTTCTTCGCCGAGCAGAACGCCCGCCTGGCGAAAAACGCCGAGACCTACTACCGGGCGATGTTCCGGGGCCGCGACGAGTCGTGGAACATCCGCGACCGCCACATGGCCGAGACGCTGGAGGCCCTCGTCGAGCACGGCGAGGGGCAGGGCCGCCCGCAGAAGGTCGTCGTCTGGGCGCACAACTCCCACCTCGGCGACGCCCGCGCGAGCGAAATGGGCTGGCGGCGGGGCGAATTCAACCTCGGGCAGCTCACCCGCGAACGCTGGCCCGAAGACACCTCCATCATCGGCCTGAGCACCCACCACGGCACCGTGACCGCCTCCGACGACTGGGACGAGCCTGCCCGGACGAAACGGGTGCGCCCCGGGTTGGAAGGCAGCCTAGAAGACCTCTGCCACGAGGTCGGCGAGGCGAACTTCTGGCTCGACCTGCGGGGGCAGAACGCCGCCACCGACGCCCTGCGCGAGGAGCGGTTGCAACGCTTCATCGGCGTGATCTACCGCCCCGAGACCGAGCGCCGAAGCCACCATGTCCAGACCCGCCCCGCCGACATGTACGACGCCCTTCTGCACTTCGACGAGACGAGCGCGGTGGTGCCCCTCGACGCGGACGCCGGGGACGCGGAGGATGAGGTGCCGGACACGTATCCGGTGGGGGAGTAGCCGGACTCAGGGCCGAGGTTGACCGTTCCAAAGTGTTTTGAGCTTCCCCGTCACGAGGTTGATGGTGGGTCCCCTGCCGTCCTTGTCGCGCAGGGCGAGGTGAACGTCGTTGCCGTAGAACACCCACTTAGGCTGATATCCCCAAGTCAGGAAGGGGCCGTCCATTGAGCCGCACGCACGGCAGCCGGAGGCGTTCGGGACCACCTCCGCGAAGCTCAGGTCCGCCGTGACCCGGCCCCCGGGGTCGTAGACCACCACGGCGTGACGGGGGCTGCCGTACCCGGCATGGTTGTCGAGCGTGACGACTTGACCGCGCGGGCTGAGGTAAACCCGGGCGGGCGTGTTGACCAGCCGCCGCTTCCAGAGCGTCCTGAGGGTCCCGTCGGGCTGGAGTTGCACGAGTTCGCCCCAGCTCTCCCGCGCCGAGGCCCGCGCATCGTCTACCCCGCGCGGCAGCAGCTTGAAGCCGGAGGAGCCGGAGTCCGACCCCACCAGCAGCGGCCTCGGCGGCGCGTAGGTGTTCGCCTGGGCCACGGTCGTCAGGCCAGCCAGCAGCAAGGTAAGGGGTCGCATCCCCCAGGGGAGACGCCGCACCCGGACCGCCCGCTTACCCCCCCCGCGCCTCCACTTCCGCCTGCTTCTCGCCCCAGGCTTCCATGCGCGCCTCCAACCGCATTTCGAGGTCATGTGCCGTCCGTCCCAGCGTGGCGAAGTCGGCGTCCGGGGACGCGGAGGCGAGGGCGGCCTGGGCATCCATCAATTCGGCCTCCAGCCGGGCGATCTCCGCCTCGATGGCCTCCACCTCGCGCTTGAGGTGCCACAGACCCTTGCCCCTCGGGGCGGCGGAAATAGGCTTCGGCTCGGGCTTGACCTCCGCCGCCTGCGCCGGGCGGTGCCGGGCCTTGTAGTCGGCCCAGCCGGGGTACTCGTAGAACTGTCCGTCCTCGATCAGCCAGATGCGGTCGGCGAGCCCCTCGATGAAGGCGCGGTCGTGGCTGACCATGACGAGCGTGCCGGTGTAGGCGTCCAGCGCGTCCTCCAGCCCCTCCACCATCTCCATGTCGAGGTGGTTCGTCGGCTCGTCGAGCACGAGGAGGTTGTGGTCCTCCTGCGCGAGCTTGAGAAGGGCCAGCCGCGCCCGCTCGCCGCCCGAGAGGATGCTCGCGGGTTTGTCGTGCTGGTCGTAGGGGAACATGAAGGTGCCGAGGAGATCGTGGGCCTCGGGGTCCTTCTGGACGTACTCGCGCGCCACGTCGTAGAGGGTCTGCGAGGGGTCCACGCCGCGCAACGCCTGGTCGTAGTAGCCGACGGAAACGCGCGCCCCCGTCAGCACCCGGGCGCGGGGATCGTCGGACTTGTCCAGCCCGAGCAGGGCACGCAGCAGGGTGGTCTTCCCCGCCCCGTTGCGCCCGATGATCGCCACGCGGTCGCCCCGGCGCAGTTGAACGTTCACATCCGCGAAAAGCGTCCGGTCCCCGACCCGGCGGGTGACGTGCCGCGCGTCGAGCACCACGTCGCCGCTCTCGGGTGCGTGGAAGGTGATGCGGGTGGTGCGCTCCCCCGGGGGCGGGGCCGAACTGGCGCGAGACTGCATCCGGTCCACCCGCGCCTGCATCGCCTTGGCGCGGCGGGCGAGCTTGCTCATCCCCAGACCCCAGATCTTCATGCGGTCGGCGCTCGCCTGGAGGGAGGCGATCTGCTTGGCGTCCTGCGCCGCCTGCGCCGCCTGCCGCTCCAGGTCGGCGGCGAGCGTCTCGCGGAAGGTGGAGTAGCCTCCGGGGTAGACCTTGAGCCCCCCACCGCGCAGGTACGCCGTCTCCCGCGTCACCGCGTCGAGAAAGGCGCGGTCGTGGCTGATCACGAGGACGGCGCCCGGGTAGCGCGCGAGGAAGCCCTCCAGCCACTCGACCATCACGATGTCGAGGTGGTTGGTGGGCTCGTCGAGGAGCAGCACGTCGGGGTTCTCGACGAGGAGGGCCGCGAGGCCGAGGCGGGTCCGCTCCCCGCCCGAGAGGCCACCCACTGGCTCCCCCTCCCGCCCCCGGAACCCGAAGGCGAGGGTCACGGCCTCGCGGCGGCTGCGGCGCTCGAATCCCCCGCGGCGGGCGTAGTGTTCGAGTACAGCCTCGTGGCGCAGGACGCTCTCCGGGGTGCCGTCCGCCATCGCCTCCGCCGCCGCACTCAGCTCGGCCTCCAGCGCGTCGAGGTCGTGGAAGGCGGCCTCCAGCACCCCCTCCACGGTCGCGCCCGGCGGGAAGGTGGGGTCCTGGCGCAGCGCCCGCACGCGCACGCCGGGGGCCCACCGGACCGTACCCCCGTCGGGGGGGGTCTCGCCGGTGAGCAGCCTCAGCAGGGTGCTCTTCCCGGCCCCGTTGCGCCCCACCAGACCCACCCGGCCCTGCGGCTGGACGGCGAAATTCACCTCCGACAACACGGTCAGGGGGCCATATTCCTTGGTGGCGTCCACGGCGGCGACGAGCACGGGGGGCAGTATACGGGCTCCTTCTCGTTCTTTTAATTTCCCTTTAGACTGGGGGGCGTGAGACGAACCGCCGCCTGGACGGGCCTGTGCGCCCTCTTCGCCCAGGGCGTCCTGACTGTGGGTCTGGCCCAGACCGCCTCTGTGGCGGGGGCCCCCCCGCGGGGGCAGTACCTCTCGGGCCGCGCCGAGGTGCTCGGGCCGGGGAACGTGTGGCGGGCGGCGAGCGGCCCCCCCGCCGTGCCGCTCGGGCTGCGGGTGGGCACGGGCCGCGCCCGGATCACGGGCTCCGGGGGGCAGGTCACGGGCAGCGTCTTGCTCGCCAGCGCCTCGCGGCTGGGCGTGACCCGGCAGGAGGCCAACCTTCAGGAGGGAAACTTCGTGCTCGACGGCCCGGTCGCCGTCCACGCGCGGGGCAGCCACGTGGTGATGGACCGCCCCGGGCGGGCGCGGGTGGACCTGCGCGGGGGCATCACCCGGCGGGTCGCCGTGATCTCCGGGAGCGCGCGGGTGGCGCTCGCCGGGCGCGTCGTCACCGTCAGCGCCGGGCAGCAGCTCAACCTCGCCTCGGGGGCCATTACCCCCTTCCGCGAGGACGACCCGTGGTACGCCGCGCAGTTTACCGGGACGGGCGACGCCACCGTGCAGGCGACCCGGGGGACCGTGCGGGTGGTGCGCGGCGCCGAGAGCCGCTCCGCCGGGCGCGGCGAGACCCT from Deinococcus planocerae encodes:
- a CDS encoding phosphoribosyltransferase, whose product is MAHDRFLDRRDAGRRLAERLLALGEWPDTTVLALPRGGVPVASEVARALHAPLDVFVVRKLGLPGSEEVAMGAVASGGVRVLNEDLLRRAQVSSGALEAASRRERAELERRERAYREGRTSAPVAGRTALLIDDGLATGATMRAALLALRPLGPARVVVAVPVAPPELCRALETEADGVVCLLAPPHFQAVGQFYDDFRQTTDDEVREGLTLAASPPEEE
- a CDS encoding erythromycin esterase family protein, yielding MTHTRSSLAQALREVIHPLTGASNDYDALLESIGDARFVLIGEASHGTHEFYRERARLTRRLIEERGFTAVAVEADWPDAYRVNRFVRGQGEDGSALEALGDFQRFPRWMWRNEDVGHFVDWLRGHNERHPGAEVGFYGLDLYSLHRSTRAVVAYLEAVDPEAAGRARKRYSCFDHFGENPQAYGYATEYGRKEPCEDAAVAQLLELQRREAELAHGPLGGDEHFFAEQNARLAKNAETYYRAMFRGRDESWNIRDRHMAETLEALVEHGEGQGRPQKVVVWAHNSHLGDARASEMGWRRGEFNLGQLTRERWPEDTSIIGLSTHHGTVTASDDWDEPARTKRVRPGLEGSLEDLCHEVGEANFWLDLRGQNAATDALREERLQRFIGVIYRPETERRSHHVQTRPADMYDALLHFDETSAVVPLDADAGDAEDEVPDTYPVGE
- the abc-f gene encoding ribosomal protection-like ABC-F family protein, producing the protein MLVAAVDATKEYGPLTVLSEVNFAVQPQGRVGLVGRNGAGKSTLLRLLTGETPPDGGTVRWAPGVRVRALRQDPTFPPGATVEGVLEAAFHDLDALEAELSAAAEAMADGTPESVLRHEAVLEHYARRGGFERRSRREAVTLAFGFRGREGEPVGGLSGGERTRLGLAALLVENPDVLLLDEPTNHLDIVMVEWLEGFLARYPGAVLVISHDRAFLDAVTRETAYLRGGGLKVYPGGYSTFRETLAADLERQAAQAAQDAKQIASLQASADRMKIWGLGMSKLARRAKAMQARVDRMQSRASSAPPPGERTTRITFHAPESGDVVLDARHVTRRVGDRTLFADVNVQLRRGDRVAIIGRNGAGKTTLLRALLGLDKSDDPRARVLTGARVSVGYYDQALRGVDPSQTLYDVAREYVQKDPEAHDLLGTFMFPYDQHDKPASILSGGERARLALLKLAQEDHNLLVLDEPTNHLDMEMVEGLEDALDAYTGTLVMVSHDRAFIEGLADRIWLIEDGQFYEYPGWADYKARHRPAQAAEVKPEPKPISAAPRGKGLWHLKREVEAIEAEIARLEAELMDAQAALASASPDADFATLGRTAHDLEMRLEARMEAWGEKQAEVEARGG